One segment of bacterium DNA contains the following:
- a CDS encoding aldehyde dehydrogenase family protein, translating into MREPPPSGHPTFEAGQTEADVDFASINPASGECLAHHAPTTAAQLEASLALAAAAQADWEGRGLEERLAVAGRATDLLRARAPALAGLMADEMGKPVAQGRAEAEKCAWVCADLVERAPLVLADQPVATEARRSLVCFRPVGLVLAIMPWNFPLWQVVRAALPALAAGNGVLLKHAPSTQGCAAALLDLLTEAGLPAGLMPSLRLHPPAIAALIGDRRVAAITLTGSTAAGRAVAEAAGRHLKKCVLELGGSDPAVVLDDADLELAARVMVAGRMINNGQSCIAAKRFIVIERHRQAFEQRVVALMAEHVGEDPRRESCRLGPLARADLRRVLHGQVERSVAAGARLLLGGRLPDGPGFWYPATVLSEVRPGMPAFDEELFGPVAALCWAKDEEEALALANQSEFGLGASVFTADRVRGERIARERLPAGGAFVNALVKSDPRLPFGGIRDSGYGRELADFGLREFVNIKSLWID; encoded by the coding sequence ATGAGAGAGCCGCCGCCATCCGGACATCCTACATTTGAAGCCGGTCAAACAGAGGCGGACGTGGACTTCGCCAGCATCAATCCAGCCTCGGGGGAATGTCTGGCCCACCATGCGCCGACCACCGCGGCACAGCTGGAGGCCTCCCTTGCCTTGGCCGCCGCGGCCCAGGCGGACTGGGAGGGGCGGGGTCTGGAGGAGCGGCTGGCCGTGGCCGGACGCGCCACCGACCTGCTGCGGGCACGCGCCCCCGCCCTGGCCGGGCTGATGGCCGACGAGATGGGCAAACCGGTGGCGCAGGGACGGGCGGAGGCGGAGAAGTGCGCCTGGGTCTGCGCGGATCTGGTGGAGCGCGCCCCCCTGGTGCTGGCCGACCAGCCGGTGGCGACCGAGGCCCGTCGCAGTCTTGTCTGTTTTCGGCCGGTGGGCCTCGTGCTGGCGATCATGCCCTGGAACTTCCCGCTCTGGCAGGTGGTGCGGGCCGCCCTGCCGGCGCTGGCGGCGGGCAACGGCGTTCTGCTCAAGCACGCGCCCTCCACCCAGGGCTGCGCCGCGGCGCTGCTGGACCTGCTGACCGAGGCCGGCCTGCCGGCGGGCCTCATGCCCAGCCTGCGCCTCCACCCGCCGGCCATCGCCGCCCTCATCGGGGACCGCCGGGTGGCGGCCATCACCCTTACCGGGAGCACGGCGGCCGGGCGCGCCGTGGCGGAGGCGGCGGGGCGGCACCTCAAGAAGTGCGTGCTGGAGCTGGGTGGCAGCGATCCGGCCGTGGTGCTGGACGATGCCGACCTGGAGCTGGCGGCGCGTGTGATGGTGGCCGGCCGCATGATCAACAACGGCCAGAGCTGCATCGCGGCCAAGCGCTTCATCGTGATCGAGCGCCATCGACAGGCCTTCGAGCAGCGGGTCGTCGCGCTGATGGCCGAGCACGTGGGCGAGGATCCGCGGCGGGAGTCCTGCCGCCTGGGTCCCCTGGCCCGCGCCGACCTGCGCCGGGTCCTGCACGGACAGGTGGAGCGCAGCGTGGCGGCGGGGGCGCGCCTGCTGCTGGGCGGCCGGCTCCCGGACGGCCCCGGCTTCTGGTATCCGGCCACCGTGTTGAGCGAGGTGCGGCCCGGCATGCCCGCCTTCGACGAGGAGCTGTTCGGGCCGGTGGCGGCCCTCTGCTGGGCCAAGGACGAGGAGGAGGCCCTGGCCCTGGCGAACCAGAGCGAGTTCGGCCTGGGGGCCAGTGTTTTCACGGCGGATCGGGTCCGCGGCGAGCGCATCGCCCGGGAGCGCCTGCCCGCCGGCGGAGCCTTCGTCAACGCGCTGGTCAAGTCGGATCCCCGCCTGCCCTTCGGCGGCATCCGGGACTCCGGCTACGGGCGCGAGCTGGCCGACTTCGGCCTGCGCGAGTTCGTCAACATCAAGTCGCTCTGGATCGACTGA
- the gpmA gene encoding 2,3-diphosphoglycerate-dependent phosphoglycerate mutase: MHKLVLLRHGQSGWNLENRFTGWTDIDLSPQGLTEAAEAGQELKKEGLVFDLAYTSVLKRAIRTLWITLDQMDLMWIPVMRSWRLNERHYGALQGLNKIEMVERHGKEQVQIWRRSFDTPPPALGVDDPRHPRFDPRYAGVPAAELPATESLKETIARFLPLWNGEIAPAIRAGKRVLITAHGNSLRALVKHLDGIDEKEITGLNIPTGIPLLYELDKDLNPLDKRYLGDPEAALRAAEAVAKQTG; the protein is encoded by the coding sequence ATGCACAAGCTGGTCCTGTTGCGCCACGGACAGAGTGGCTGGAACCTGGAGAATCGCTTCACGGGCTGGACGGACATCGACCTGTCTCCCCAGGGGCTGACAGAGGCCGCCGAGGCCGGCCAGGAATTGAAGAAGGAGGGCCTCGTCTTCGACCTGGCCTACACCTCGGTGCTGAAGCGGGCCATCCGCACCCTGTGGATCACGCTGGACCAAATGGACCTGATGTGGATCCCGGTGATGCGCAGCTGGCGCCTGAACGAGCGCCACTACGGCGCCCTGCAGGGCCTCAACAAGATCGAGATGGTGGAGCGCCACGGGAAGGAGCAGGTGCAGATCTGGCGCCGCTCCTTCGACACGCCGCCCCCCGCCCTTGGCGTGGACGATCCGCGCCACCCGCGCTTCGATCCCCGCTATGCCGGAGTCCCCGCCGCCGAGCTGCCCGCCACCGAATCGCTCAAGGAGACGATCGCCCGCTTCCTGCCGCTCTGGAACGGGGAGATCGCCCCCGCCATCCGCGCCGGAAAGCGCGTGCTCATCACGGCCCACGGCAACAGCCTGCGGGCGCTGGTCAAGCATCTGGACGGCATCGACGAAAAAGAGATCACGGGCCTCAACATCCCCACCGGCATTCCCCTCCTCTATGAATTGGACAAGGACCTGAACCCCCTGGACAAGCGCTACCTGGGCGACCCCGAGGCTGCGCTCCGCGCCGCGGAGGCCGTCGCCAAGCAGACCGGATGA
- a CDS encoding AAA family ATPase, whose amino-acid sequence MRAVPRLPGRAALLDRLTQHVDDPTIRLAVLTGPAGIGKSALLQALEARLDSAVLWLDHSCRPHDAGPGGALGGLLGRLSLRLTPAELGQLHDDPGLSRLSGAGFAWAWTRIAAAPAPDGHLSSLEELAGLLDRLGRLRPLVLVLDDLHHMDEASRCLIEGLLAHPALDESRLTLLAACRDLTALSFIEDWRRLLEGEPGLTCLDVTPLNETGLTELVARELDDSAPPALPALLSELMTHSAGLPFLALNLLREARRSGLVRATPVGWQAASIAPLVHGAAGSLNEALAGTLLARRPQSRFLLTWLEAAGHPAPLDVLHGIPAAVDWEELAGELHGQGVVRHDEEAGGWVLAHDLWAVAVRHLLQPEERRAFLLEVANRLDGPEAVRRLLRAELLCRIREEDADGDGGLRTGAAGLIAGLLEDGGGASPDLQLRLAERLSTLAEDKDHYNLAIRVLLETHQRLGSANGLADWLERADPRRLSGETRLLWLRLMPRAFTIRGRLAELPPWLDRMEATPDLEPAEQATLVLARLQRRYAASDWEGAAAEFDRLERLATLPGQRDWGRCLRWMMPATPDDPLARFAGLERELAARGGQLDDTQLLAIHFELQSLAHISGRRDLMKPHHDRMVEISGRAPAPSLRLQRERHARVLAMAGRWSEAEQILRDNLDHALRHGERALATETALTLINLLRQQRRLADALAVSELLTEEVAGPGNSYAHKALRLTALSLLWRLHRTREAAVLLEHLEGDLGEEASRELCLSLGYCRAMVRLQEAEAGGDWRAAGEAAQAMVDFYATLGRTDTEALQFAIIRDRADARRGLLDAGRRAADWLPAVETARARNEFDLVRFMTQIGELALDSGEPAVAARLVDELLQVERDEELTAAFRVSVAERDGRREEAALALLETACHARRRGQDGLLTHLSGRFPGLTAWPLPDALPAPTLCLWAWTLAEWLGAGLAISLPGLVVDNDGWEDFVRATLADCAVRRDHLTTAEAARLDKELARLRAWLDRQGGRDPGLRLQLLGGPRLWLGEGELDAARLRTRVGLELLALLAVRAWQGRGLMTREEILAAMTMGGRPVLGDGSLRVVVSRLRKALQPISAELFQHTERQGYALGGHLPLDVQDFERAWTQAQTALRGRRRAEAARCLDTCLGLYRGPFLPGGSAWTEPLRAHFEQRFMAAATERLKLLDDQEEARRELLARLRNQRPELAEFLA is encoded by the coding sequence ATGAGGGCCGTCCCCCGCCTGCCCGGCCGCGCGGCTCTCCTGGATCGGCTGACGCAGCACGTCGACGACCCGACCATCCGCCTGGCGGTGTTGACGGGGCCGGCCGGCATCGGCAAGAGCGCGCTGCTGCAGGCCCTGGAGGCGCGCCTGGACAGTGCCGTGCTTTGGCTGGACCACTCCTGCCGTCCCCACGATGCCGGTCCGGGCGGCGCCCTGGGAGGCTTGCTGGGCCGCCTCAGCCTCCGGCTCACGCCGGCCGAGCTGGGACAACTGCACGATGATCCCGGCCTGTCCCGCCTGTCGGGAGCCGGTTTCGCCTGGGCCTGGACAAGGATTGCGGCGGCGCCGGCACCGGACGGCCACCTTTCCTCTCTGGAGGAGCTGGCCGGACTGCTGGACCGCCTGGGCCGCCTGCGCCCCCTCGTCCTGGTCCTGGACGATCTGCACCACATGGACGAGGCCAGCCGCTGCCTGATCGAAGGCCTGCTGGCCCACCCCGCCCTTGACGAGTCACGGCTCACGCTGCTGGCCGCCTGCCGCGACCTGACGGCCCTCTCCTTCATCGAGGACTGGCGGCGGCTGCTGGAGGGCGAGCCAGGCTTGACCTGCCTGGATGTGACGCCCCTGAACGAGACGGGATTGACGGAGCTGGTGGCCCGCGAATTGGACGACAGCGCGCCCCCGGCGCTGCCGGCCTTGTTGTCCGAGCTGATGACGCACAGCGCCGGCCTGCCCTTCCTTGCCCTCAACCTGCTGCGGGAGGCCCGCCGTTCCGGCCTGGTGCGCGCCACGCCGGTCGGTTGGCAGGCCGCCTCCATCGCGCCCCTGGTGCATGGTGCGGCGGGGAGCCTGAATGAGGCCCTGGCCGGCACCCTGCTGGCGCGCCGCCCCCAATCCCGCTTCCTGCTGACGTGGTTGGAGGCGGCGGGACATCCGGCCCCCCTCGACGTCCTCCACGGCATTCCCGCCGCGGTGGACTGGGAGGAGCTGGCCGGCGAGCTGCATGGCCAGGGCGTGGTGCGCCACGATGAGGAGGCCGGCGGCTGGGTCCTGGCCCACGACCTGTGGGCGGTAGCGGTGCGACATCTGCTCCAGCCGGAGGAGCGACGCGCCTTCCTGCTGGAGGTGGCGAATCGCCTGGACGGCCCGGAGGCCGTCCGGCGCCTGCTGAGGGCGGAGCTGCTCTGCCGGATCCGGGAGGAGGACGCGGACGGCGACGGAGGGCTGCGGACCGGCGCCGCCGGGCTGATCGCCGGCCTGTTGGAAGACGGAGGCGGCGCCTCGCCCGATCTCCAACTGCGTCTGGCCGAGCGCCTGTCGACTCTGGCGGAGGACAAGGACCACTACAATCTGGCCATCCGCGTCCTGCTTGAGACCCATCAGCGCCTGGGCAGCGCCAACGGATTGGCGGACTGGCTGGAGCGGGCCGACCCGCGGCGCTTGTCGGGGGAGACGCGTCTGCTCTGGCTGCGGCTCATGCCCCGCGCCTTCACCATCCGCGGACGGCTCGCGGAATTGCCGCCCTGGCTGGATCGCATGGAGGCGACACCGGATCTGGAGCCGGCCGAGCAAGCCACCCTGGTGCTGGCCCGCCTGCAGCGCCGTTATGCCGCGTCCGACTGGGAAGGGGCGGCGGCGGAGTTCGACCGCCTCGAGCGCTTGGCGACCCTGCCCGGCCAGCGGGACTGGGGCCGCTGCCTGCGCTGGATGATGCCCGCCACGCCGGACGACCCCCTGGCCCGCTTCGCCGGCCTGGAGCGGGAGTTGGCGGCCCGGGGCGGCCAGCTGGACGACACCCAGCTGCTCGCCATCCATTTCGAGCTGCAGAGCCTGGCCCACATCTCCGGCCGGCGCGATCTGATGAAGCCGCACCACGACCGCATGGTGGAGATCTCCGGCCGGGCGCCGGCCCCCAGCCTCCGCCTGCAGCGGGAGCGGCATGCCCGCGTGCTGGCCATGGCCGGGCGCTGGAGCGAGGCGGAGCAGATCCTCCGCGACAACCTCGACCATGCCCTGCGCCACGGGGAACGCGCCCTGGCCACTGAGACCGCATTGACCCTGATCAACCTGCTGCGCCAGCAGCGGCGGCTGGCCGACGCCCTGGCCGTGTCGGAGCTTCTGACGGAGGAGGTGGCGGGGCCGGGAAACTCCTATGCCCACAAGGCCTTGCGGCTGACCGCGCTTTCCCTTCTTTGGCGCCTGCACCGGACCCGCGAGGCGGCCGTCCTGCTGGAACACCTGGAGGGCGACCTGGGGGAGGAGGCTTCCCGCGAGTTGTGCCTGTCGCTGGGCTATTGCCGCGCCATGGTCCGCCTCCAGGAGGCGGAGGCGGGGGGGGATTGGCGCGCAGCCGGCGAAGCGGCGCAGGCGATGGTCGATTTCTATGCCACGCTGGGTCGCACCGACACGGAGGCCCTGCAGTTCGCCATCATCCGCGACCGGGCGGATGCCCGCCGCGGTCTGCTGGATGCCGGCCGGCGAGCCGCGGACTGGCTCCCCGCCGTCGAGACGGCCCGCGCCCGCAACGAGTTCGATCTGGTGCGCTTCATGACGCAGATCGGCGAACTGGCCCTTGACAGCGGCGAGCCCGCGGTGGCGGCCCGACTGGTGGACGAGCTGCTTCAGGTGGAGCGCGACGAGGAGCTGACGGCGGCCTTCCGTGTGTCCGTGGCCGAGCGCGACGGTCGGCGGGAGGAGGCCGCCCTGGCCCTCCTCGAAACCGCTTGTCACGCCCGGCGGCGCGGGCAGGACGGCCTGCTCACGCACCTGTCCGGCCGCTTTCCCGGGTTGACGGCCTGGCCCTTGCCCGACGCCCTGCCCGCGCCGACGCTTTGCCTGTGGGCCTGGACGCTGGCGGAATGGCTGGGGGCCGGGTTGGCCATCAGCCTGCCCGGCTTGGTGGTGGACAACGACGGATGGGAGGACTTCGTCCGCGCGACGCTGGCGGACTGCGCGGTGCGACGCGATCACCTGACGACGGCGGAGGCGGCGCGACTGGACAAGGAGCTGGCACGCCTGCGCGCCTGGCTGGATCGGCAGGGCGGGCGCGATCCCGGCCTGCGCCTGCAGCTGCTGGGTGGGCCGCGTCTGTGGCTGGGCGAGGGGGAGCTGGACGCCGCCCGCCTGCGGACCCGGGTGGGGCTGGAGCTGCTTGCCCTGTTGGCCGTGCGAGCCTGGCAGGGCCGTGGGCTCATGACGCGGGAAGAGATCCTGGCGGCGATGACCATGGGTGGCCGGCCCGTGCTGGGGGATGGCAGCCTGCGCGTGGTGGTCAGCCGCCTGCGCAAGGCGCTGCAGCCAATCTCAGCCGAGCTGTTTCAGCACACGGAGCGCCAGGGCTACGCCCTGGGCGGCCACCTGCCGCTGGATGTCCAGGACTTCGAGCGGGCCTGGACGCAAGCCCAGACGGCCCTGCGCGGCAGGCGGCGGGCGGAGGCGGCCCGCTGTCTGGACACCTGCCTCGGCCTCTACCGCGGCCCCTTCCTGCCGGGCGGATCCGCCTGGACGGAGCCCCTGCGGGCGCACTTCGAGCAGCGTTTCATGGCGGCGGCCACGGAGCGGTTGAAGCTGCTCGACGATCAGGAGGAGGCCCGCCGCGAGCTGCTGGCCCGCTTGCGCAACCAGCGGCCGGAACTGGCGGAGTTCCTGGCCTGA
- a CDS encoding AAA family ATPase → MEAVRALQEARAQMTQEIRRTIVGQDEVIEHLLITLLCRGHGLVVGVPGLAKTLLISTLARVLELKFSRIQFTPDLMPGDITGTEVIEEDQASRAKRFRFFHGPVFANIVLADEINRTPPKTQSALLQAMQEHEVTVSGTTYPLEEPFFVLATQNPIEQEGTYPLPEAQLDRFMFMLRVDYPSFAEELEIVKSTTGAGGESPRPVLNAAQILQLQDLVRRTPVADHLVEQAVRLVSRTRPGNPDAPPFIREQVSWGAGPRASQYLVLGAKCRGILHGRPTPDLADLKAMALPVLRHRVLTNFAAEAEGVTSDMIVTRLLEDPA, encoded by the coding sequence ATGGAGGCCGTGCGGGCCCTGCAGGAGGCGCGGGCCCAGATGACGCAGGAGATCCGCCGCACGATCGTGGGGCAGGACGAGGTGATCGAGCACCTGCTCATCACGCTGCTCTGCCGCGGGCATGGACTGGTGGTGGGCGTGCCGGGGTTGGCCAAGACCCTGCTCATCTCCACCCTGGCCCGCGTGCTGGAACTCAAGTTCAGCCGCATCCAGTTCACGCCCGACCTCATGCCGGGCGACATCACGGGCACCGAAGTGATCGAGGAGGACCAAGCCTCCCGCGCCAAGCGCTTCCGCTTCTTCCATGGGCCGGTCTTCGCCAACATCGTCCTGGCCGACGAGATCAACCGCACGCCGCCCAAGACCCAGTCCGCCCTCCTGCAGGCCATGCAGGAGCACGAGGTGACGGTGAGCGGCACGACCTACCCGCTGGAGGAGCCCTTCTTCGTGCTGGCCACGCAGAATCCCATCGAGCAGGAAGGCACCTACCCGCTGCCCGAAGCCCAACTGGACCGTTTCATGTTCATGCTGCGCGTGGACTACCCCAGTTTCGCCGAGGAGCTGGAGATCGTCAAGTCCACCACCGGCGCCGGCGGGGAAAGCCCGCGCCCGGTGCTGAACGCGGCGCAGATCCTCCAGCTGCAGGACCTGGTGCGCCGCACGCCCGTGGCCGACCACCTGGTGGAGCAGGCCGTGCGCCTCGTCAGCCGCACGCGGCCGGGCAATCCCGACGCGCCGCCCTTCATCCGGGAACAGGTGAGCTGGGGCGCCGGGCCGCGCGCCAGCCAGTACCTTGTGCTGGGCGCCAAGTGCCGGGGCATCCTCCACGGACGGCCCACGCCCGACCTGGCCGACCTCAAGGCGATGGCCCTGCCCGTCCTGCGCCACCGGGTGCTGACCAACTTCGCGGCCGAGGCCGAGGGCGTCACCAGCGACATGATCGTCACCCGCCTGCTGGAGGATCCGGCCTGA
- the yihA gene encoding ribosome biogenesis GTP-binding protein YihA/YsxC translates to MALVIKQADFLISVADPARLPEPAWPEIVFAGRSNVGKSSLINLLLGRRALAKVSAAPGKTRLVNYFIVNETLYFVDLPGYGYAKTSQELRREWGVLIERYLLTARTRLVVQLLDIRHTPTRQDLDSLAWLCHNMVPVVVVLTKADKLGRQAQREALLGMKQRLHSLPILQILTSSVRARSGRDDLLGFLGAWLKKGHAR, encoded by the coding sequence ATGGCGCTGGTGATCAAGCAGGCGGATTTCCTCATCAGTGTGGCCGACCCCGCCCGGCTGCCGGAGCCGGCCTGGCCGGAGATCGTCTTCGCCGGACGCTCCAACGTGGGCAAGAGCAGCCTGATCAACCTGCTGCTGGGCCGCAGAGCGCTGGCCAAGGTCTCGGCCGCCCCCGGCAAGACGAGGCTGGTCAACTACTTCATCGTCAACGAGACGCTCTACTTCGTCGATCTCCCCGGCTATGGCTACGCCAAGACCAGCCAGGAGCTTCGCCGGGAGTGGGGCGTGCTCATCGAGCGCTACCTGCTAACGGCGCGGACCCGCCTGGTCGTGCAGCTGCTCGACATCCGCCACACCCCCACCCGGCAGGACCTGGACAGCCTGGCCTGGCTTTGCCACAACATGGTGCCGGTGGTGGTGGTGCTGACCAAGGCGGACAAGCTGGGGCGCCAGGCCCAGCGCGAGGCGCTGCTGGGCATGAAACAGCGCCTTCATTCCCTTCCCATTCTCCAGATTCTGACCAGTTCGGTGCGGGCCCGCAGCGGCAGGGACGATCTGCTGGGCTTCCTGGGCGCCTGGCTCAAGAAAGGACACGCGAGGTGA